The window cggcaaTAGGCAGTCAGGCTGCCGAAGGTGCTCACCAGGATTTGCCGCGACTTGCACGCCAACTTACCAGATGTGATAGTTACACGCATACAAAGGGCGTGTCGAGTCGACCCTGGCTAGCACCCTCCTGGGAGGAAATCCCAGAGGAATCTGCCAGCCGACGTAGGTCGTTATGGCGCCTGACACGGAGGTGGAGTGGACGGGCCAGGGTGGATAAATGCCGAGCGCCGTGTGTTGTGGGTGTTTGTATAGGTGGCAAGCGGAGCAGCAGGAGCAGGCGATCGACGCGCTTGAACGCCAGCGCCGGCGATTTTTGTACGAGAAGCTCTCGGCGCATTTCCAAGAGGAAGTAAGCGGTTCCTCTCCACGCGTGGGCAGATAGACCTACGCATGTTGTCAGCGTTCAAAGCGGTCGTATGGACTTCTGCCAGTCGCTTCTTTTGAAGCAGGCGAGTCTACAAGTCAGAATGTGTGCGCAAGGAGAGGtagagaggagcgaggacCCACTTTCGGTCCACGGCTTCGTTCACTCGTCCCCAGTGTTCGTCGAGTCATCTTTAGGAGAGCGAGCTCAGCATCACAGGATCAGGCATCATTTTTTGCGTATTTTCCGTTTCGAGGCGTTTCCTTACAGCGGTTTTCCTGCGATTTCGGGGCGATGCGCTTGTATGCGTCGGTAGAtcgcgccggaggcgtcttttctcccgtcgccttcccgcgTTTCGTTGTTCGCTGCTCGAGGGGGAAGCTGGTCATCGCCGCGTTGCGTTGCTCTTGTCTGCTCTCCGTTCGTGTGTTTTTAAGATAAAGAAGGTGCAAGCGATTTCGGAGCGCGtgcgagaagccgcagagcgcgtgGCTGACAGCggggcctcgtcgctgccgtcggAGACCGGAGGCTACACCGCAGCAGGCCACACGGACGCGGCCGACTTTGCGCGGCCGGCtacggcgacggcggtgtctccagcgccgccggctggtgcgagtcggcgctggcgagaggagagaggcgagcggtCCGGGCTCCATATgactgcggctgccgcgcacgCCAGCCACGGTGGGCCCTCCACGGAGCTGGCGAAGAAACCGGGAAGGGGAAACGCAAACAGCAGTAACGGAGTCGTGTTGGACCTCGAAAACGTCGCACTCATGGGGGAAGACGAGAGGGACGAGTTTTTCataggcgacgacgagcagGAAATGTGCAAGTACGTTGACGTCAGCAGAAGCGAAGCCGCCCCGaccgctccgcgcgcgtgggGCAGAACTGGTCTCTCGTGCGAGTTGGGGCCCTCGTCAAGGCACACCGAGCCGAGGAGACTCCGAGGCCCGATGGACTTCGATGTAGAGTacggcgcgcgtgtgtggtGTCTCTTCCCCGTTCCTGTGCCCGAAGATATTTGTAGAAAAGAGGTGGGGTTGGTATTCGCTTTTTCTACGTGAAGATGTCGGTTCGAGTCTGAAATGGAAACGTATGAAGTGATTCTGCTGCGCAGATTGCGCGTTCCTGCTAGTCCCGGCCCGACATGCGGGGGCCTGAccgtctgcggcgtgtgGGTTTACTCTCTCTGTCTCAGTGAGCTGGAGGACGTGGCGGAGCATGAAAGCCTTCTTCAGGTACGTCGCGCAGCGCATAGTGGGGAAACTGCGGCGGCTCCAGTCGCGCAAACAGCGGACATCCGCAGGCGACAAACAGAAATCGAGGCAGCTGCCGGGAGATAGGGCGCGTcagcgcgtgctgcagcgccgcgcgaggctcgcaAGGTCGGTCCCCCGCGCTTCGTTCCCCTCTGCACCCGCGCTGCGTGTCTCGTGTTCAGCGAACAGTGGCGGAGGAGCGTTTTCAAGGCTTGCAACGCATCCACGGACAAGTGAAGCAGGTGAGTTCCCCTGGACGTCGCgcagtttagggttttcAAGGGTACAGGGCCTGGTCGTGCCGTGTGTGCGGGGTTGTGTGTGGGCTCGCTCCCAGTGGGACCTCCGAAGAAAAGGGGGCCTGAGAAATGGTTTAGGGTTAGACGCGTCTGGAGGTCGTTCAGAGCTGCCCGGTGGCGCCCGGGTCGTGCGGTACGCGTGCAGAGCGTTGTGGGCGCTTGCTCAGAAAGTCTCTTTTCCACTCGCTGTGCGCcgggagcggcgggcgggcgctGGGACCAagccgccgcacgcagaaggACGCGTACGAGCTCATGTGCAGGGAATGATCGTGGAGGGGCAATGGACTGAGTCCGCGGGTAGGCCTTCTGATGACATGCGACTGCTTCCTGAACacggcagcagcgctgcAGTTCCGCGCGCGCTTAAATGTGCCCCTGGGCGCTTTCCTTTGCAGGCGAATCAAATCTTCAAGGATCTGGCGCAGTTGGTTCTCCAGCAGGATACGGGCATCGAGAGCATTGAGACGCAAATGCAGTCTGCGCATAATCAGATTAAGTGAGTGACGTGTCCAGGGGCGCGCTAAGGCGTGTCGAGATTtgtgcttcttcagcgcggCCTCGTTCGTCTGTTTTCGGGGGGTGCGGTGCCCTTTCGGCGCAGCCCAGCTCAtcctggcgcctccgccgagggGGCGGACGCTGCAGTCCACGTCGAAGAGGGGGGCCGCTCAGTGAGCCGGTGCcgctccgcgggcggcgcgcgtcttgcTATGCTCCCTTCTTCAGCGTTCGCGGGAAGCATCATCCGAGCGTGTTTGTGGTGTGTCAActtcgcagaggcgcagcgtcggAGCTTTATAAGGCCCACCAAATGCACAGGCGCTCTCGGCAGAGGTAGGAGCATTCAGCAGGTGGTGCCGGCTCGTGggatcgccgccgcggaagggaTCTAACGAAAGTTGTGAACGGAAACATCGGAGAAAGTAGAACGCTCCAAGTCGAGAAGCGGCGCGTACACGAATGGCTCGAACTCCTGCCTCACGCGGTTCGATATGATTGGCGCGATTGACGTGAATCGGGGATCGGTGTGGTAGCGCGTGGGATGCGGTGCAagtgttttttttttgtggGCGCCCCTGTGTATTTTCTGGTGTTTTTCAGGCGGTGtttgcttctgctgctcgtcttcgctgttgtttcctttctcttctACTTCTattcgtctctctcggcggTTCATGGGCCGgcccccgcggcgtcgtcggaTGCAGTCATGGCGCTGTCGCAGCCGTCGTCCTTGTCAGCAACTTTGCGCGCGGGTCTCGAGTCCGCGGCCCTGGAAGACCAAGAGGCCAGGAAAGGGGAGCatggcgcggcggccccgGCGCAGCCAGGGgcgggcggaggcccgcTGCCAGTCGGAGGGGCGGCGGATTCGCAAGGGATCTTCGGGACGCGCTTCTCCCTAGGCCATGCCGTGGATCGCGTCGTTGAGTCAGCCTCCATGGGCGCGAGCGGCCCCGGGGTCGTGATGCCCACCGCCCTCGGAGGCGCATCTGTAGAACGGGGCTTCCGACCGCAAACGCCAAACTAGGCTGGAGGCCATTGCCTAGCGAGAAGACCGGACGCACGCTGGTagctgcagagggagaaTTCGGCGGTCGCCAGTCGGTCGCACTGGCGGGGTGAGATCGCCCTGTCGCATGAGTGGTGCGAGTGGGTCGTCGTGGGTCCTGCGGACGGCGCATGAAGGGACAACCGGGCTCAGAATTCGGCGAGGTGTACGAGCGGGAAGGAGGACAGCAGGAGTGAACAAAACGACGGCTACGTAGATCGTCGCGTGGCGCTCCTTCGGCATCGTTGCATCTGCTCGAACTAGCAAGGGAGGCATCACGATGGAGCGGAACAGAACGTCGACAGGGGGTGGGGGGTAGGTGGGGTGGCCTTCTGTATTTGTTTTCTATGCTTACTGGCTGTGCGTGGAAGATCTCGCTAGGCTTGCTGTGAGGCGCTGATTCCTTCGTTTTTGAGTCCTTTGAATTTTGGAAGAAAGCGGAAACAGGTGTCTTTCAGCATCGTTAATCAAAGTCACAGATCTCCACGCGAGCGGAAAGCGGTCAGGGATCATGGGGAATCGGAAACTCACTACAGGCTGGAACGGAGACTGTGCCGAGGCCTGTTTGGCGTGGTTTCATGTCGTTTTTCAAATTTTGAAGTAGACGCTGAGTGGGGCTTTTAGTTCCGTTCGTTGACTTTCGGACTTCATTGGTagctgccgcgtctccctcgaggGAAACCTTTGTGTTCGCAAGCATGAGGTCCACAGTCTACTGGCGACCGATAGTCTCATTTTCCTGTTGCCAGTGTAAGGAGGAAACGTGGCGTGAGGGAGCTGACCGCAGGAGATCGCTATGTATGGATACACTGTACTACTTCGGTAGTTTTGACTAAACTGGCGATCAAGAATGCAGATGCGGCAGCCCACTTGTTTCCATCAAGGCGTCAGGGGTGGCTCGCTTTTGGCTGCGAGCCTCTTTCAGGCGCAGGAGAATCGTCTTCTGCCTGAGCATCATGCCCTGTGAGCCCATGAACTCCCCGTTTTTTTGACGGGTCTCTACGGGATAGGGACATTTCCAAGCAGAATTCCGAAACTCCCAAGGATGCATGCATTGCCGGTTGTAAGAATATTATACCAACTAAGTcggatagacatttagcatccGTCATTAGTATATGgggatagaaggctacttcAAGTacggaatcaatacctgcgAGGTCACTACAACCATCTAAGTGTAAAGCTTCCAATTGCGGTGTTCCAACACGCAAATAGCGCGAGTTTCAGCGGCTCTGCTGCCGAGACCCCTGGCTCTTCGCAGAGCTCGTTGCCACAAATGCGATTCCCGACGCGTACGTGGCATTGGCATCGTGTGTGTATTGTGGAACACAAGAGAGTTTGTAGGAAAGCGAGCGACCCTCCTGAAATGAATGCTATATCTTATTGTAACCTAATCACTTTCGTTGACGGACTAGCGTATATCAATTCCCATTATCTGGACTGACATCGTGCTGGTTTCTTTTTAACCACACGTTTACCTGTAGTGAATACGCAAGATGAACGATGAACGCAGAATTAAATACGACCGCTGACGGAAAACATGCTGTTAGATGTGGTAGACCTTTTAGCAAATTTAAGGGTGTACCTGAAGGGCGGGTCGGCTCTTCACTTCGCGGCTTTTACGGGTACCTGTTGTCGTTGTTATCGCTCGCCGGAGGAGTGTCTTCCCTTCATTCCTGAAATTCGCTTTGAAACAGAGTCGCGGACGGACTATTGTTCCAGAAAGGAAGAAGCAACGCAAGGATCAACCCCCTGTCCCCTACAACTCTCAGCTGGCTTCAGAAACTGGGGGACCCCGAAAATTAAATTACGCGGATGCATGTGtcttttccgcgcgcgcctcatcCTCAATGAGGCTGCAATTGCTGGGACGTATGGCATCCAGCACCATGCGAGACCTTTCAGCTGTCGGAATCTATCGAGGGAGCAACTACGAAGATCATGCACAGCCATACGCTCAAGATGAGTTGCTAGTTAAAAAAGGCAAACACTTCTCTGCAGCACATTAAGAGAATGGCAAGCGAATTGCACCAGGCGGTCaagcctgcggcgcgacaggcCGTTAGCtaggcagccgcggctctgctgcaagacacgcgcgagcagcACTGATGTCGCCGTTGCAAAATGGGGTTTAAATCTCTTTTCTACAAGCCCATCCTACAGGCCAGGGCCGTGCACATGCCTTCCTCAAGGAAAGTAAATTTCCAGACCGTCTTTCTCTTTTCCTGTCCTTCCTCATAAGAAAAAATAACAAACTCGCCCGAGAGTGGGGCCCTGCTCAGAAACCGTGTCGCGAGCCGCTTCATCCTCTCTCGGGAGCGAGCGCCTTCCTAAAAAAGGAACGCCGAAAGGAGCTCTCTTTTCTTTGTCCAATATCGAGGGCGCCTTCTTTGTCTGCGTGGCGACAACCAAAGAGGGGGTGAAGGCTCCAGTGTTCCGACGACCATGTCCCGCGAATGATGGAGTGTGCACAGAGAACTTTCGGGCGAAGGCGGCCACCGGTCTTGCTAGCATTAtttctccttctgcttctatttctctctctctcacggGAGACGGAGACCTCCGCCCTCCTTGTTGGCCAGAAAAGGAGGCGCCCCAGTACAAGTAAGTCTCCGATGCGACGTCTCGCTGCAAAGAGACGAAGATTTTGCACTGTCGTGCGAGCGAACCAAATATGGGAGACACCAGTGAGCAGGCGGCAGAACTGGTGGGTACAGTAAAGTCTTTTTTGTTGTATTCCGTTCTTCTTTGAGGGTCTTGGTACGCACACGCATACTTGTGCCGTCCGGCGTCACCCATATAAGCGGACACAGCTGTGGCGTGTCGTGTTTTCACACAGTTCGTGGTTCGATACCGCAAAAAGCAGCTCCTCCATACGAGTTCTGCATGTGAAAGGAGCAGAAACACGGTTGTTTTGGCTCCAGTTCAAGCCTTCGGACAGCGGAGAGATTGCATGAGCATAACATGTTATAGCGAAAGGTCTTTCAGGTGCTGATGCTGAACTCCGGACAGCGTTGCATCATGTCAGGCTGGCGTACACGATACAGTAGGCGGAATGAGCAGAGATTGTCGAGAGCGCGACCAAGCTGTACTCGACAGGAGCTGATCTCTGGGTCCGCGCCTTATTGAAGAACGGATGCCACGTCAAGAAACTGAGAATCCCCCAGAGATACGAAACAAAATCTGTGTGGTGTCCTCACGAGTGAAAACGTCGTTTTGATAGATGCGGTGTTTACTTAAATAGGCAGTCTTCTGTACGCATAAGAGTGTAGGTATATACTCTCCCGGAAAATTCCCTGAGTGGCGGATTCTGTTACCGCGGCTGTCAGACTCGTGGCCCACCTCCTGTGCAGGCTCCTCGCAATCGGGACCTGGTCAACCGCAAGTCGAGACCATTAGTAAGTCTTGTCATTTTTTGTGAAATCCCGAGCATCTCTTGCTTCGCAGTCCCTTAGTCTCAGTGATGAATTTTGGCCAGTGTGTGCTGCTTTTAAGTTTCAAACTTCTCGATTGCACACCAGCTTCTTTGCGGGTATTCAAAGTAATGCTCGGATGACGTAATTTTACCTTTTGTACGCTGTCAATCTCGCATCTAGTCGAAGCGACGCCTCGGCCTCTTCCAGATATGCACATGGTGGAAATGAAGCGCCATAGCGGCCGTCGTAGCTACAAACCCGAGTACCAGGAAGCACAGATGCCATCAGGTACGCACTACTGTTCATTTGGGCGCTGTTTACTCCCGCCGACAATATGGATGAGCAAGTCTTACGGCTCGCTGGAGTTTATGCTGTTTGTCCGTGTTGTTGAATTCAACTGTGACCCCATGTCAAGCTCTGTTATGCAAGGGCACTCGAGGATACCGCCACTGTCTATGTTTGCATGCAAGCGTCTGCGTTGCTACATTCTGCATTTCTCACCGGTGCCCGTAACGGTAGCTTGCTGTCACGGCCCCAAGCGGTGTGGAAGCTCGATTGGCGTGAGAGAGTGTGGATCGCCTACGCTGTGGcagctctgcgtcgtctAAACTTCGAAAACATGTGTATGCTCAcctggcgtcgctctcgtaGCAGCTTATTCCCGAAACCGAGTGGATAGTTAACATCGTTCGTGTGGGCGTACGTCTTCGCTGCCACAGTGACTACTCACACCGAGACTGTCGCTCCCCCCGCTGAGCTGGAGCCTATTCCGTTGGCATCGAGTTCCGAATCGTCCGTCGCTGAGACCTCAACGAAAAGCAAGAGGGGCCCCCGGGtacagcgacagcagcacaCCCGTGGAGGCAGAAGGGGCAGGTCATCTTCAAGCGTCTAGCACAGGTAAGAAGATCCCATAAGCCGTGCAATGCTATAGTTTCGTGTCTATGTGCGGCGTGGCGGCATGATCATCGTGTGGCTTTTAGCTCGAAGGACAGAAACGTCAGCGATATATCCGTTGCAGGCATGGACGGCTAAGCCATGAGAAGGATTTCTACGAACGAACGACTAAAACAGCCACTGCTGAATAAATATTCGGGTCGACCGTAGTGGCATTTCCGCTTACGCCGCCACTCTTACGTCTTCACGAGCGCCTCTCACTTGTGCGGCTCTCGTAAGCATGGAGACGGGGAACGGCCTTGCACCCACCTAGGTGGTGTCTAAGAAGGGACCGAAATGTGGCTCAACGCAGCGAGCATCAAGTTATGTGCGACGTAGGCTGCCACAGATTCCTGCTGTAGCTCGCCCCGTCTCTCATTTGTGTGATCCGATCTACACCGTTCCTGTGTACCCCTGCTGTTTCATCAAACGAAGGCATCGTGTATTAATGGGTCAGCGAGGTCCTCACCATTATTAATTCTACGGTTTCGGCGTTTTCCCCACCAGTGCTCTGCTGATAGCGTAGGTTGTGACCTGCACTGGGCCTGTCACGATGGATCAATGGCTCCGCTGCATTCCTCAAAACCGGTTTAGCGAATGGCGTTCGGTCCGGCAGTCCAACGTGCAAAACCGTTTCTGGTGCATTCGCTGCTCCCGTGCGCACTTTCCCTCTCGTCAGGCTGGCTCTGCTCTATGTTTCAACGGCGAGTTACGGATGTAGGCGATGCAAGGTTGCCTGCGTGCGTAGCCCGACTATTTTCGTGACAACTACCGTTGAGCCCCCCGGGGAGAAATATTTTTCCTCGAGAATGCCTTCGTAGTGTCTGTCGACCCACTATTCGGAAGGACGAAAACGCAGGGACAGACAGCCTTCCTCAGGAATGGAAGCAGTGTCGTGGTCCGTGTTAAGTCCCGACCATGTACCCCGTTGAGTGCCCGCGTTGCTGGGAAAGAATTATACGCAAGACTCAATGTTGGAAGGCCTCCAGATTGGTTGCCCACAAGGAAGTGGTAATCGTagcagcggcgcagccgctccgccatccgccggcagagacgcgtGCGCACGTTCAGAGCCGCTTGCAGCAGAACCTCAAGTGTGGCGGCCAGGGCCAGCGGTGAAGCGCCCCCGCTGGAAAACGCGTCCGCTCCATAACTGGCGGAGAGGGGCCTGGCCCTTtgaagaagagacgctgAAAACGGAGTGATGCACGCTGCAGAGGTACAGGATGCCGTAGCTTGGCAACCGGCCGAACGTAGCTTTACCGTCTCTCTTGTCGCCACAGTTTCGGCGCGCAGCATgagaggaggagccgcggTACACCACATCTTAGTCTCAGTCTAAAGACTGTCTTGATCGCTCTGCCTCACGTCACGCTTGAGTGACTATGCTGCGGGATGGCTCTACGAGGGAGTCTGCTGATTCCACACCGAGTTTCCACGTAAGCGCCCGCTCCCTGTGCCAGCGGACAAGTGACGAGCAATCCGGCGTCCAGACAGGACATAGGACTGCGTACTCCGTATGTTCGCAGTGCAGTAAAAAATGTGTCCGACGTGCACGCAAGACTCTAACTGCAGGCATCAAAGATGACAGCAAGATGAATAAGATATCGCTATCCTTCAGAAAGCTCAGGACTGTTTTGTTTGCCCCGACGTCGGACTAGGTGCCCGGAGCTGTCTCCAACCCGgtgcgccgcgggctcggGAAAGGCATTCGTGTGACCAGTGCGCCTCAACACACATACACAGCTGCAAGCGAAGAGAAGCTGAACACGCATAAAATGTCGGATACAGTTAGACATCGGGTGAAAATCGTAATTGGGGCAACAGGGGAGAAAGATCCCCAACGAACGTTGATGAAGCTCTCGGATGAGGCGCAGTCGTCGAGCCACGCTCAACGAATGGAAGCCCGCGCGGCAGGGGGTGCTTAACGACTCGCTAGTGAGTTCTCTTTCTCCTAAACGAGCGAGCAAAAAGGCTGTTTTCAGCAAGGCGCAGGACTTCTTTGTCTTTCCGCTTGAacgcggcgcggggcggACTGCTGCGCGGTCAACTGCGGTGAAGTCGCGGCAGGCTTGGCGCTGTGACAGCGTCGAAGAAGGACACTGTCAGCACCCGCAAAGGCAGGGGAAAAAACTATGCTCTGAACGGAAGTACATCAATGCTTTACATGGAAAAAAGAATTACAGTCACTTCGAAAGGGGGCACAAAACGCACATTGGCTGCGAGGCACTGTGTCAGCTGTTGTTGCTGACGACCGTCGGCAACGTGACTGTTTGCCTGTCTCAgtgccctccgcgtcgtaTCTCGTTCGTCTGCATGTGTCGTCTTAAAAGGAAAAAAGCGCTGCTTCGCTGTCCCCCGCGTCATGAGAGGCATGGTCCTACCCTgttcgcatgcatgcgacagAGCCCAACGTGGTTACTTCGCGGTTCTTTTTCCCCCGGCGTATACAGTACTGGCGTTGGCGTGCCCCACCACTAGGGGGAAGAACCCAGAGAGTCGTGGGGGCTTTTTGTGGAGAACTTGGGAATTCCGCGAGTTCTGGTCAGACCCCATCGCCTTTTTATCGCGGGCTGAAATTTTCTATTCAGCTTTTTTCGGTGTTTCTAAGTCGAATTCGTCTTCCTTTCGCACCGAAGAACGCATATCCAAAATGGGGCGCGTCATCAGAGGTGAGTCGCCGCCCATGTATTTCAAGCGGAACGTagtttttcttcctcctcagggCCATGGGGCTCGCTTGGATATTGGATGTCGCATTTTCTTGCGTTCTGTTCCTTCTAATCTTCCATAGTTTGAACTATTTTCGGGGCAGTTGTGTGAAGAGACACTGTGGGGGGAGCGGCTCCGTCGTTCGAACGCCTCGCGATGCATGCCCGAACGATGATCTGTGAAGGCTTAAATCTACGCTTGTGAGGCAACTCGTTTGTGGATGTGATGTTTCCCTTTTGTCTGCACACGCCTGCATGCACACTGCCTTACGTTTTCGGGGCGGCCGGCGCTGGAGTTCACAAACTCCCTCGCGCATGCTACCTTTGAAGGACCGTAGAAAGTGTTGGAGGGATGCATGATGCGCCGATGGAAGAAGAAAGTTGAGGTTTCCATGTTGCTACAAGCGATTCTCCGCCAACGAACTCGAGTAATCGTTTGGGGCGGACGCCTCCGGACGGTACAACGCGGTTTTCGTCCTGTCTAATCCCCCAGGATCTCTACTGTGGCGCGTGCATCTCCGCTCCAGCGTGGTACAACTGGGGCGTTGGCGCGGTGAAAAAGGGCGCGCCCTGGGAATCCAGGGTGTTTCGCGTTACCGACGTCCACGCCTTTATGTTGGTGCGCGTTCCTGTGTGTGTGGTGTTGTGTCTACTCAGCTCAGCGTAAggggcgcggcagcgtcttccgcgcccaCACCCACAAGCGCAAGGGAGCGGCGAAGCTCCGCCCGTTGGACTTCGCAGAACGCCGTGGCTACATCAAGGGTCTGGTGAAGGACATCATCCACGATCCCGGCCGTGGTGCTCCCCTTGCGGAAGTGGCTTTCCGTGATGCCTACCGCTACAAGCTGAACAAGGAGCGCATGATCGCCGTTGAGGGGATGTATACGGGACAGTTCATCTACTGCGGCAAGAATGGTACGCACGCAAAGTCTTTCTAGTAGGAGGCCGCCTGAACGCTCCAAAAGTCCTCTCGGCGCTCGCATCAGTTGCATCCCTCACTTTTCAATCGAGTGGAACGCGTCGGCTTCTCTGTGCCCACGTAGGGGTGCCTCCTCGATCCGTCATAACGTCATGAAGTCTCCCTTCTGTCGGGGAGCTCTCGGGACAGAAGTTTGGTGGAGGGCAGGAGCGTCACCAGTTTCTCCAGTATCCTATAATTAGTTATGTGTCAacagctggcggcgagcggagtTTGTTTTTCCGTGTCCGTCGGCCGCGGGTCTGCGTTCTCTAAGGTTTAGTTTTGGCATTCACGTCTCTGTGCTCGTTGTCCCCAGCGGCTCTGACCATCGGCAACGTCCTGCCCTTGAATAAGATGCCAGAAGGTACCGTTGTGTCCAAcgtcgaggagaaggccgGCGATCGCGGTACCCTCGCCCGCACGAGTGGCACCTACGCGACCGTCGTCGGTCAGAGCGATGACGGCTCCAAGACCCGTATCCGCCTGCCCTCTGGCGCCAGAAAGACCGTCAACGGCCACGCTCGCGCCATGATTGGCGTCGTTGCTGGTGAGTTTTGGGGATGATGTCGGATGTTGTATACCAGTTTAGGCCTTCGGGCCGTCGCCGGCTCGTCTTCGCGGTCGTAGGGGCCCGTGCAGGGGTTGTCGTCTTGTACGTGTATGGGGGGCACGATggcaggggggagggggattGGCGTTGGCCGCAGTGTTGGAGATGTTTTTTGCGTACACGCAGGGCGCGGTTTTGGCGGGATCGTTTGGTTCGCGGGGTTTGCTCACGGCGGAATGCTGTGTCTCGCGGTGCGCAGGTGGTGGTCGTATCGACAAGCCCATGTTGAAGGCCGGAAACGCGTACCACAAGTACAAGGTGAAGAGAAACTGCTGGCCGAAGGTGCGAGGTGTGGCGATGAACCCCGTCGAGCATCCTCACGGTGGTGGCAACCATCAGCACATCGGTCACCCGTCGACGGTATCCCGCATGGCTCCTCCCGGGCAGAAGGTCGGTCTTATTGCTGCCCGCAGAACTGGTCTGCTGCGTGGTGGTCGCAAGACCAAGTTGGCTGGCAAGGCTCAGGAGTAAACGGACACTCGAAAGAAAGACTGAACAAACGCTGTGTACTCGAGCAGAGGTGCTTCCTGATGGCATCAACTCGCGAGGGAAAGAAAAAGATATTTTTCTTCTCACCCAGTGTGTGTCTTTGTGGGGCAATACGAGGCACTTGGTCGTCTCTGTGGCATCGCGTTTATTCATTTTAAACGTCTGCGACGCATGTGAGAGACCGGTGGGCTGCCGTGAACTGCTTGGAAAAACTGACCACGAAAAATCGCGTGTCTTTTGCCAGCAAAAGAAATCTCATTGGTCTCAAACGGAGTGGCCTACTTGTATGTTCCAAAAACAAGTACACTGGTTGTTGAGTCAAAGATAGTTGGGAGGAACAGTCATGAACAAGCCAGCGATAGTAGGCTGCTTGGAAGGCTCAGACACACAAACGTCACAAATGCAATTGTAGCAGAGCAAGTGTGCAACTTCTGCCGACCCTGAGAGCTCAGTTTCTGAAACCGGAACTGTGCTAACGAGTGTGCGTGAGCGTGAGCGGCGACTGGAAACTAGTCGCGATCGCCGTTCGGGTGTCTGCGAACAGAGGCCGGCTTTGGAGCAAATCTTTGGTAGCCCCTGCTGTGGTCAAGCGCGTCCGCGGTCTCTGCAGTGCCACAGCATAACCTTCCGAGGGGGAAAACATGCACGATATTTCATCACGTATGTGGTGGTGTGGTTCTTCCGTGTTCGGAGAAGCCTGGCATTTGTTTGGTTCTGAAAGCGAACACATTCATGGAAGCACCGACCCTGGTGCGGGGGCTTGACACGCTTTTGGAGGTGCGAAGAGCGAGTGCTTCGGCATGACGCTGTCTCTGTGATCTGTCTCTGTGATGAGCACGGGAGCTGCACGTGATTTTGGTA is drawn from Besnoitia besnoiti strain Bb-Ger1 chromosome VI, whole genome shotgun sequence and contains these coding sequences:
- a CDS encoding ribosomal protein RPL8 (encoded by transcript BESB_065200), with translation MGRVIRGCFALPTSTPLCWCAFLCVWCCVYSAQRKGRGSVFRAHTHKRKGAAKLRPLDFAERRGYIKGLVKDIIHDPGRGAPLAEVAFRDAYRYKLNKERMIAVEGMYTGQFIYCGKNAALTIGNVLPLNKMPEGTVVSNVEEKAGDRGTLARTSGTYATVVGQSDDGSKTRIRLPSGARKTVNGHARAMIGVVAGGGRIDKPMLKAGNAYHKYKVKRNCWPKVRGVAMNPVEHPHGGGNHQHIGHPSTVSRMAPPGQKVGLIAARRTGLLRGGRKTKLAGKAQE
- a CDS encoding SNARE domain-containing protein (encoded by transcript BESB_065190), with protein sequence MSFQQAPPHVEGLALPYGVPGHPSGASGLSAFENANGRAAPLGGLAGAESPFDRQIRTNIQTIRTNLMAIEENLGNLNRRFVSRRIVESLHDRLRETYDIVLATERLFKAWQAEQQEQAIDALERQRRRFLYEKLSAHFQEEIKKVQAISERVREAAERVADSGASSLPSETGGYTAAGHTDAADFARPATATAVSPAPPAGASRRWREERGERSGLHMTAAAAHASHGGPSTELAKKPGRGNANSSNGVVLDLENVALMGEDERDEFFIGDDEQEMCNELEDVAEHESLLQRTVAEERFQGLQRIHGQVKQANQIFKDLAQLVLQQDTGIESIETQMQSAHNQIKGAASELYKAHQMHRRSRQRRCLLLLLVFAVVSFLFYFYSSLSAVHGPAPAASSDAVMALSQPSSLSATLRAGLESAALEDQEARKGEHGAAAPAQPGAGGGPLPVGGAADSQGIFGTRFSLGHAVDRVVESASMGASGPGVVMPTALGGASVERGFRPQTPN